A part of Geothrix oryzae genomic DNA contains:
- a CDS encoding ABC transporter ATP-binding protein has translation MISLDRASLRYGPILGLSPTTFELPDGGGITGLLGPNGAGKSSLLQLLSGLLPPSGGEVKVFGEAPFRNPAVLARLGLVPEGDRLPSGLRADRWLHMMGELSGLSGDGLKVAVSRALDTVGMADRAHLTFARMSKGMRQRIRLAQALLHGPQLLILDEPFNGLDPEARLTLMALLRDLAAKGARVLVSSHILGEIAQLTDRILLLFRGRLLAEGTVTEIRQLLDRHPVELRLTGEAQVLARWAVEQPELAALRMEDGAVVISVSSPRDILPRLQKAAAEGGIPLRALDPLDLNLDAVFQYLTKDHA, from the coding sequence ATGATCTCCCTCGACCGCGCCTCCCTCCGCTACGGCCCCATCCTGGGCCTCAGCCCCACGACCTTCGAACTTCCGGACGGCGGCGGCATCACGGGCCTGCTGGGCCCCAACGGTGCCGGCAAGTCCTCGCTGCTGCAGCTGCTCTCCGGCCTGCTGCCGCCTTCGGGCGGTGAGGTGAAGGTCTTCGGCGAAGCCCCCTTCCGCAATCCCGCCGTGCTCGCCCGCCTGGGGCTCGTGCCCGAAGGCGATCGGCTGCCCTCGGGGCTGCGCGCCGATCGCTGGCTCCACATGATGGGCGAGCTCTCGGGGCTGTCGGGCGACGGCCTGAAGGTCGCGGTGAGCCGGGCCCTGGACACCGTGGGCATGGCCGACCGCGCCCACCTCACCTTCGCCCGCATGTCCAAGGGCATGCGCCAGCGCATCCGCCTGGCCCAGGCCCTGCTGCATGGGCCGCAGCTGCTCATCCTCGACGAGCCCTTCAACGGGCTGGATCCGGAAGCGCGCCTCACGCTCATGGCCCTGCTGCGGGATCTGGCCGCCAAGGGCGCGCGGGTCCTGGTGTCGAGCCACATCCTCGGCGAGATCGCCCAGCTCACGGACCGCATCCTCCTGCTGTTCCGCGGCCGTCTGCTGGCCGAGGGCACGGTCACGGAAATCCGGCAGCTGCTGGATCGCCACCCGGTGGAACTGCGCCTCACGGGAGAGGCCCAGGTGCTGGCCCGCTGGGCCGTGGAGCAGCCGGAGCTGGCGGCCCTGCGCATGGAGGACGGCGCCGTGGTGATCTCGGTGAGTTCCCCCAGGGACATCCTGCCCCGCCTGCAGAAGGCCGCGGCCGAGGGCGGCATCCCGCTGCGCGCCCTGGATCCCCTGGACCTGAACCTGGATGCCGTTTTCCAATACCTCACGAAGGATCACGCCTGA
- a CDS encoding quinone oxidoreductase family protein: protein MSHRIQFTAPGGPEVLQWVQADLPAPGPGEVRLRHTAIGVNYIDIYHRSGAYPVPLPAVPGFEAAGVVEALGPGVTGLAVGQRVAYVNGPTGAYSEARNHPADRLVPLPAGLSDEVAAALLFKGLTAHMLVRRVWRAGAGPWVLVHAAAGGVGLMLTRWLAREGGRVIGVVGSEEKATAVRAEGAEAVLVVPRGAAYDQVPTEVRRITGGRGVGTVFDSIGCDTFDASLGSLAPFGLLASFGRSSGPLPMVDPAELAKRGSLALQRPSIFHHIADPAALRAAAAEVFAAQAQGIIRAHIHGTLPLREAGRAHALLESRATRGALVLLP, encoded by the coding sequence ATGAGCCATCGCATCCAGTTCACCGCGCCCGGCGGCCCCGAGGTCCTCCAGTGGGTGCAGGCGGACCTCCCCGCCCCCGGGCCAGGCGAGGTCCGCTTGCGCCACACGGCCATCGGCGTGAACTACATCGACATCTACCACCGCAGCGGGGCCTACCCCGTGCCCCTGCCGGCAGTGCCGGGCTTCGAAGCCGCCGGGGTCGTGGAAGCCCTGGGGCCCGGTGTGACGGGTCTGGCGGTGGGCCAACGGGTCGCCTATGTGAACGGGCCCACGGGCGCCTACTCAGAGGCGCGAAACCACCCCGCCGACCGCCTGGTGCCGCTGCCCGCGGGCCTGTCCGACGAGGTGGCGGCCGCCCTCCTCTTCAAGGGCCTGACGGCGCACATGCTGGTCCGGCGGGTGTGGCGAGCCGGGGCCGGGCCCTGGGTCCTGGTCCACGCCGCGGCGGGGGGCGTGGGGCTCATGCTGACCCGGTGGCTGGCCCGCGAAGGCGGCAGGGTCATCGGCGTGGTGGGCAGCGAGGAGAAGGCCACGGCAGTTCGGGCCGAAGGTGCTGAAGCCGTCCTCGTCGTGCCCCGGGGCGCCGCCTATGACCAGGTGCCCACCGAGGTCCGCCGGATCACGGGCGGCCGCGGCGTGGGCACCGTGTTCGATTCGATCGGATGCGACACCTTCGACGCCTCCCTGGGCAGCCTGGCCCCCTTCGGGCTCCTGGCCTCCTTCGGCCGGAGCAGCGGCCCCCTGCCCATGGTGGATCCCGCCGAGCTGGCAAAGCGCGGCTCCCTCGCCCTCCAGCGGCCCAGCATCTTCCACCACATCGCCGATCCCGCCGCTCTCCGCGCTGCCGCGGCGGAGGTGTTCGCCGCGCAGGCGCAGGGGATCATCCGGGCCCACATCCACGGCACGCTTCCCCTGCGGGAGGCCGGCCGAGCCCACGCTCTGCTCGAATCCCGGGCGACGCGGGGCGCCCTGGTGCTCCTCCCCTGA
- a CDS encoding ArsR/SmtB family transcription factor — MRNLHHPEREQLDLPAVLYALSDPTRLEIVRKLAGEGERACGTFGLPATKATLSHHFKVLREAGLIQTRVEGVHRYNSLRKPDLDARFPGLLKAILKATAPR, encoded by the coding sequence ATGCGGAACCTCCATCATCCTGAGCGCGAACAACTCGATCTCCCCGCGGTGCTCTACGCGCTGAGCGATCCCACGCGCCTGGAGATCGTGCGAAAGCTGGCCGGAGAGGGGGAGCGGGCCTGCGGGACCTTCGGCCTGCCTGCCACCAAGGCCACGCTGAGCCACCACTTCAAGGTCCTGCGGGAGGCCGGGCTCATCCAGACCCGGGTGGAGGGCGTCCATCGCTACAACAGCCTGCGGAAGCCGGATCTGGACGCCCGCTTCCCGGGTCTGCTGAAGGCGATCCTCAAGGCCACCGCCCCCCGTTGA
- a CDS encoding M16 family metallopeptidase translates to MAEPFRTVTPAGTEILIEPLPHVRSCAVGFWVRRGSRHEAASEEGLAHFLEHTVFKGTAAYPTPDELAAATDRLGGHVDAFTGKEVACFYGKVLSDQLPELIHLLGELVTAPRFDAEELVRERSVILEEIAQSEDQPDDWVSELFYGGFWEGTPLAHPILGSREQVSGYGPAEARAFFDHTYRAPNLVVAAAGALEVQPFLALLKPILDRLPKGTDHAPGALARTRPFLLNVPRKDLQQANLVMGFPAPDHHSPDRAAAHLLSHVLGGGMASRLFMELRERRGLCYQVGSYLSPYADTGALQITASCAPAQLRELVQRTMAECARVRDRGVEADELERAKLQARTSLVFSQESSSSRMFSLAHQAVHHGELRSLDQQMAEIEAVTPADLLRVAQALLDPAQLGLSALGTRRGCDIRPQDLVA, encoded by the coding sequence ATGGCCGAACCCTTCCGCACCGTCACGCCTGCAGGCACCGAGATCCTGATCGAGCCCCTTCCCCATGTGCGGAGCTGCGCCGTGGGCTTCTGGGTGCGGCGGGGCTCCCGTCACGAGGCGGCCTCCGAGGAGGGCCTGGCCCACTTCCTCGAGCACACGGTCTTCAAGGGCACGGCGGCCTATCCCACGCCCGACGAGCTGGCCGCCGCCACCGACCGCCTGGGCGGCCATGTGGACGCCTTCACGGGAAAGGAAGTGGCCTGCTTCTACGGCAAGGTGCTGTCGGACCAGCTGCCGGAGCTGATCCACCTGCTGGGCGAGCTGGTGACCGCACCCCGCTTCGATGCCGAGGAACTGGTCCGCGAGCGCAGCGTCATCCTCGAAGAAATCGCGCAAAGCGAGGACCAGCCGGACGACTGGGTGAGCGAACTGTTCTACGGCGGCTTCTGGGAAGGCACGCCCCTGGCCCATCCCATCCTGGGCAGCCGGGAGCAGGTGTCGGGGTACGGCCCGGCGGAAGCCAGGGCCTTCTTCGACCACACCTACCGGGCGCCGAACCTGGTGGTGGCTGCCGCGGGCGCCCTCGAGGTGCAGCCCTTCCTCGCATTGCTGAAGCCCATCCTCGATCGCCTGCCCAAGGGCACGGACCACGCGCCCGGCGCCCTCGCGCGCACCCGCCCCTTCCTGCTGAATGTGCCGCGGAAGGATCTCCAGCAGGCCAACCTCGTCATGGGCTTCCCCGCGCCGGACCACCACTCGCCGGATCGCGCGGCAGCCCATCTGCTGAGCCATGTGCTGGGCGGCGGCATGGCCTCGCGGCTCTTCATGGAGCTGCGGGAGCGCCGGGGCCTCTGCTACCAGGTGGGGAGCTACCTCAGCCCCTACGCCGACACGGGCGCCCTGCAGATCACCGCCAGCTGCGCCCCCGCCCAGCTGCGGGAGCTGGTGCAGCGAACCATGGCCGAATGCGCGCGGGTCCGCGACCGGGGCGTGGAGGCCGACGAATTGGAGCGCGCCAAGCTCCAGGCCCGCACCAGCCTCGTGTTCAGCCAGGAAAGCAGCAGCAGCCGCATGTTCAGCCTGGCCCACCAGGCCGTCCACCACGGCGAGCTGCGCAGCCTCGATCAGCAGATGGCGGAGATCGAGGCCGTCACCCCGGCGGATCTTCTCAGGGTGGCGCAGGCCCTGCTCGACCCCGCCCAGCTCGGCCTCAGCGCTCTCGGCACTCGCCGCGGCTGCGACATCCGGCCTCAGGACCTGGTGGCCTGA
- the pdxR gene encoding MocR-like pyridoxine biosynthesis transcription factor PdxR: protein MRPWTFPVALHAGPSREPVFQQIAQAIRADIRRGRLRPGDPLPGSRTLADTLGVHRNTVLAAYRELEAEGWTVAEQRTTRIARDLPQTPAGPRTEAMGRAGYDLPAPRPRKSLREPGLLAFGGGLPDLRLVPTDLLARAYRRALGSRELLGYGDARGEPRLRAALARLLSEMRGLAVDEGRLMITGGSQGALDLVARTLIRPGDRVAVEDPGYPATWATLRAAGAELVPVPVDEAGLRVEALAARLAEGPIRAVYLTPHHQFPTTVTMGAARRMRLLDLAARHRIAVLEDDYDNEFHFEGRPVLPLACEDPGGVVIYLGTLSKILAPGLRLGFVAGPRALVELLAARREAADGQGDQVLQRAAAELLEDGLIQRHARKMRRIYQARREVLAGALRRHLDGAVTFDLPAGGMCLWLRVDPAIDAEAWTARARRAGVALITGRAFDFQGRPLPNLRLGFSALDEGELEEAVRRLAGAL, encoded by the coding sequence ATGCGTCCCTGGACCTTTCCCGTCGCTCTCCATGCCGGTCCCTCGCGGGAACCGGTCTTCCAGCAGATCGCCCAGGCCATCCGGGCGGACATCCGGCGCGGGCGCCTGCGCCCGGGAGACCCTCTGCCCGGCTCGCGCACCCTCGCCGATACGCTGGGCGTCCACCGCAACACCGTGCTGGCCGCCTACCGCGAGCTGGAGGCCGAGGGCTGGACCGTGGCCGAGCAGCGCACCACCCGGATCGCCCGGGATCTGCCACAGACCCCCGCCGGTCCGCGGACCGAGGCGATGGGCCGGGCAGGCTACGACCTGCCGGCGCCGCGCCCGCGGAAGAGCCTGCGGGAACCGGGCCTCCTGGCCTTTGGCGGCGGATTGCCAGACCTGCGCCTCGTGCCCACGGACCTCCTGGCCCGGGCCTACCGCCGCGCCCTCGGCAGCCGGGAGCTGCTCGGGTACGGGGATGCGCGCGGAGAGCCGCGGCTGCGCGCCGCCCTGGCCCGGCTCCTCTCCGAGATGCGCGGCCTGGCCGTGGACGAAGGCCGCCTGATGATCACGGGCGGCAGCCAGGGCGCCCTGGACCTGGTGGCGCGGACCCTGATCCGGCCCGGCGACCGGGTGGCCGTGGAAGACCCGGGCTATCCCGCCACCTGGGCCACCTTGCGGGCCGCAGGAGCGGAACTCGTGCCAGTGCCGGTGGACGAGGCGGGCCTCCGGGTGGAGGCCCTGGCGGCGCGGCTGGCCGAGGGACCCATCCGCGCGGTCTACCTGACCCCCCACCACCAGTTCCCCACCACCGTGACCATGGGCGCCGCCCGCCGCATGCGCCTCCTGGACCTGGCCGCGCGCCATCGGATCGCCGTCCTGGAGGACGACTACGACAACGAGTTCCACTTCGAGGGTCGCCCCGTGCTCCCGCTGGCGTGCGAGGATCCGGGCGGCGTCGTGATCTACCTGGGGACCCTGTCGAAGATCCTCGCCCCCGGGCTCCGCCTGGGCTTCGTGGCGGGGCCCCGCGCCCTGGTGGAGCTCCTGGCCGCCCGGCGCGAGGCCGCCGACGGCCAGGGGGACCAGGTGCTCCAGCGGGCGGCGGCGGAGCTCCTGGAGGACGGGCTGATCCAGCGGCATGCGCGGAAGATGCGGCGGATCTACCAGGCCCGGCGAGAGGTCCTGGCCGGAGCCCTGCGCCGGCACCTGGACGGGGCCGTGACCTTCGACCTCCCGGCCGGGGGCATGTGCCTTTGGCTGCGCGTGGATCCGGCGATCGACGCAGAGGCCTGGACGGCCCGGGCGCGGCGGGCGGGCGTGGCCCTCATCACGGGCCGCGCCTTCGACTTCCAGGGCCGGCCGCTGCCCAACCTGCGCCTCGGGTTCTCGGCGCTGGACGAAGGGGAGCTGGAGGAGGCCGTGCGCCGCCTCGCGGGGGCGCTGTAG
- a CDS encoding carboxymuconolactone decarboxylase family protein — protein sequence MRTSKPHPDLAPKGYQGLLQVVRHVSASGLEHGLLHLLEVRASQMNGCAFCMDMHATAALEGGESERRLNLLAAWREAPLFSPRERAALAWTEALTDLGRHGADDALYTATREHFTEQEMVDLTYAIALINAWNRLGVGLQPDLPGVSA from the coding sequence ATGCGCACCTCGAAACCCCATCCCGACCTCGCCCCCAAGGGCTACCAGGGCCTGCTCCAGGTCGTCCGGCATGTCAGCGCCTCGGGGCTGGAGCACGGCCTGCTTCACCTCCTCGAAGTGCGGGCCTCCCAGATGAACGGCTGCGCCTTCTGCATGGACATGCACGCCACGGCGGCACTGGAGGGCGGCGAGTCCGAGCGTCGCCTGAACCTCCTGGCCGCCTGGCGCGAGGCGCCCCTGTTTTCCCCCCGCGAGCGTGCGGCCCTGGCCTGGACCGAGGCGCTGACGGACCTGGGCCGGCACGGAGCCGACGATGCCCTTTACACGGCCACCCGCGAGCACTTCACCGAGCAGGAGATGGTGGACCTGACCTACGCCATCGCCCTCATCAACGCCTGGAACCGCTTGGGCGTGGGTCTTCAGCCCGACCTCCCCGGGGTATCCGCATGA
- a CDS encoding GNAT family N-acetyltransferase — MSAALTYSLDRRPEAEAIRALYAAAPLRRPIHDPERIRRMFDGSNVVISAWDGERLVGLLRGWTDFVYDGYICDLAVHPAHQKAGVGRRLLELAQGLDEGIQWVLQAAPLARDYYARVGWQKIENGWKMDRAGWRPGPYEAYQAEHADLAAKA, encoded by the coding sequence ATGAGCGCCGCCCTCACCTACAGCCTGGATCGGCGGCCGGAGGCGGAGGCGATCCGGGCCCTGTACGCCGCCGCGCCCCTGCGCCGTCCCATCCACGATCCCGAGCGCATCCGCCGCATGTTCGACGGCTCCAATGTCGTGATCTCGGCCTGGGACGGGGAGCGTCTCGTGGGTCTGCTGCGCGGCTGGACGGACTTCGTCTACGACGGGTACATCTGCGACCTCGCGGTCCACCCCGCCCACCAGAAGGCGGGTGTGGGGCGCCGCCTGCTGGAGCTGGCTCAGGGGCTCGACGAGGGCATCCAGTGGGTCCTCCAGGCCGCGCCCCTTGCCCGGGACTACTACGCCCGGGTGGGCTGGCAGAAGATCGAGAACGGCTGGAAGATGGACCGCGCAGGCTGGAGGCCCGGGCCCTACGAGGCCTACCAGGCGGAGCACGCGGACCTGGCGGCGAAGGCATGA
- a CDS encoding DMT family transporter, translating into MNDLSLYLASVLIWGSTWIAITFQYGRVAPEVSVVYRFGLASLLLAAWCFLRGLKLRFTRREHGWLALQGALMFGINYVCVYLAEQRIPSGLMAVVFSLLAILNLLGARLFFGTPLAGKALGGVALGVAGVGIVCLPGAGSTFGTASLRAGLALALGGTVAASLSNLVSQRNQRHGIPVMQGNAVSMAYGATFVALYCALSGRPFTFDSSLHYLGSLAFLSVFGSILAFGAYLTLVGRIGAGRAGYAMVAIPVVALALSTAMEGLRWHWGLALGAGLCLAGNALVLPRPPQPKEAPV; encoded by the coding sequence ATGAACGACCTGTCCCTCTACCTCGCGTCCGTGCTGATCTGGGGGTCCACCTGGATCGCCATCACCTTCCAGTACGGACGGGTGGCCCCTGAAGTCTCCGTGGTCTACCGCTTCGGCCTCGCCTCACTCCTGCTGGCGGCCTGGTGCTTCCTGCGGGGGCTGAAGCTTCGATTCACGCGGCGCGAACACGGCTGGCTGGCCCTCCAGGGCGCCCTGATGTTCGGAATCAACTATGTCTGCGTGTACCTTGCGGAGCAGCGGATCCCTTCTGGCCTCATGGCGGTGGTCTTCTCCCTGCTGGCCATCCTCAACCTCTTGGGCGCGCGGCTCTTCTTCGGAACCCCCTTGGCCGGAAAGGCTCTCGGGGGCGTGGCCCTCGGCGTGGCGGGCGTGGGGATCGTCTGCCTGCCCGGGGCGGGATCGACCTTCGGCACGGCGTCCCTCCGCGCGGGGCTGGCCCTGGCGCTGGGCGGGACCGTGGCCGCCAGCCTCAGCAACCTGGTTTCTCAGCGCAATCAACGGCACGGCATCCCGGTGATGCAGGGCAACGCGGTGAGCATGGCCTACGGCGCGACCTTCGTGGCCCTCTATTGCGCGCTCTCGGGCCGACCGTTCACCTTCGACTCGTCTCTCCACTACCTGGGTTCCCTGGCCTTCCTGTCCGTGTTCGGGTCGATCCTGGCCTTCGGCGCCTACCTCACGCTCGTGGGCCGCATCGGGGCGGGGCGGGCGGGCTACGCGATGGTGGCCATCCCCGTGGTGGCCCTGGCCCTCTCCACGGCCATGGAAGGCCTCCGATGGCACTGGGGCCTGGCCCTGGGCGCGGGCCTCTGCCTGGCGGGTAATGCCCTGGTGTTGCCCCGACCGCCCCAACCCAAGGAGGCCCCTGTCTGA
- a CDS encoding M1 family metallopeptidase yields the protein MRILPSLRLALSLCLAGLSTAAIATDAPIPSDLGRRVSLYTAQPTLGESLAVKNWELPVGRMTFNMASGTVVPLVSQGRTLGFHFKGKGSFRYRSEEPLERSVFASNHKHNLEKHASKAILSEVNGQQVLTEEIRSFTLWQAGLNLAFPAGSAAEVPRDSFAADWTYFQREGLGDRGQDFAIHLANTPKATLVRAEITGADSPFIYILDQGGAQREWLWATADPYRPAIYDGLRRILLSEQPIGWTWKAPLAPLLNLTAVDIDMKAGKGGADLKVTETLAAGDEGLAVLSLNLYDLVDRAYKRGIYKVSRVLDAEGRSLAFHHRNDTLLVQLDHPHPAGQPFTLTFEYGGPILLRPGGDNYWELGVEPWFPQPDMEGQAYTVHALIQTPKDDVPVAPGRTLRRIQSEAGNLLEVRIDKPVQFFSMFAGAYSLVEDTKDGLTIRVATYGNKGGSMQKRLIDIARQTIGFYEDLFEAFPFPEFDIIQVNSLGYGQAPPGMMIITNEAFDSKMDTISSFFTKGINQRFAHEIAHQYWGHLVKMPSSEEQWITESFANYASALAMRSMKNQGTSAYEGLLSRWRNQASAYAGSGTIPFANRLRWLDDPRGSFMARTSLLYEKGALILAAMHKEMGDKAFAIFMKSIIANFRWKTVTTASVEQVATMAGRKDFSPLFRDCYWGTQMPPH from the coding sequence ATGCGCATCCTGCCCTCCCTGCGCCTCGCGCTGTCCCTGTGCCTGGCCGGCCTGTCCACGGCCGCGATCGCCACCGATGCCCCGATCCCCTCGGACCTGGGCCGCCGGGTGTCCCTCTACACCGCCCAGCCCACGCTCGGAGAAAGCCTGGCGGTGAAGAACTGGGAGCTTCCCGTGGGCCGCATGACCTTCAACATGGCCTCCGGCACCGTGGTGCCCCTGGTGTCCCAGGGGCGGACCCTCGGTTTCCACTTCAAGGGAAAGGGTTCCTTCCGCTACCGCTCCGAAGAGCCCCTGGAGCGCAGCGTGTTCGCCTCCAACCACAAGCACAACCTCGAGAAGCACGCCTCCAAGGCCATCCTCAGCGAAGTGAACGGACAGCAGGTCCTGACGGAGGAGATCCGAAGCTTCACCCTCTGGCAGGCCGGCCTGAACCTCGCCTTTCCCGCAGGGAGCGCCGCAGAGGTACCCCGGGATTCGTTCGCCGCCGATTGGACCTACTTCCAGCGGGAGGGACTGGGCGACCGCGGCCAGGACTTCGCCATCCACTTGGCCAACACCCCGAAGGCCACCCTGGTGCGGGCCGAGATCACCGGAGCGGACAGCCCCTTCATCTACATCCTCGATCAGGGCGGCGCACAGCGCGAGTGGCTCTGGGCCACCGCGGATCCTTATCGGCCCGCCATTTACGATGGTCTGCGGCGGATCCTGTTGTCCGAGCAGCCCATCGGCTGGACCTGGAAGGCGCCGCTGGCGCCGCTGCTCAACCTCACGGCCGTCGACATCGACATGAAGGCTGGGAAGGGCGGAGCCGATCTGAAGGTCACCGAGACCCTGGCCGCCGGGGATGAAGGCCTGGCCGTCCTGTCGCTGAACCTCTACGACCTCGTGGACCGGGCCTACAAGCGGGGGATCTACAAGGTCTCCCGGGTGCTCGACGCCGAGGGCCGCAGCCTCGCCTTCCATCACCGGAACGACACCCTCCTCGTCCAGCTCGATCACCCCCACCCAGCGGGACAGCCCTTCACCCTGACCTTCGAATACGGCGGTCCGATCCTGCTCCGCCCCGGCGGCGACAACTACTGGGAACTCGGCGTCGAGCCCTGGTTCCCGCAACCGGACATGGAGGGACAGGCCTACACGGTCCACGCCCTGATCCAGACGCCCAAGGACGATGTGCCGGTCGCTCCCGGACGGACCCTGCGGCGCATCCAGAGCGAGGCCGGGAACCTTCTCGAAGTCCGCATCGACAAGCCTGTGCAGTTCTTCTCCATGTTCGCAGGGGCCTACAGCCTCGTCGAAGACACCAAGGACGGCCTCACCATCCGCGTGGCCACCTACGGCAACAAGGGCGGCAGCATGCAGAAGCGGCTCATCGACATCGCCCGGCAGACCATCGGCTTCTACGAGGATCTGTTCGAAGCCTTCCCCTTCCCGGAGTTCGACATCATCCAGGTCAATTCCCTCGGCTACGGCCAGGCCCCTCCCGGAATGATGATCATCACCAACGAAGCCTTCGACTCGAAAATGGACACCATCAGCAGCTTCTTCACGAAGGGCATCAACCAGCGCTTCGCCCACGAGATCGCTCACCAGTACTGGGGCCACCTCGTGAAGATGCCCTCCTCCGAAGAGCAGTGGATCACCGAATCCTTTGCGAACTATGCCTCGGCCCTGGCCATGCGCAGCATGAAGAACCAGGGGACGAGCGCCTACGAAGGCCTGCTGAGCCGCTGGCGGAACCAGGCCTCGGCCTACGCGGGATCGGGCACCATCCCCTTCGCCAACCGACTCCGTTGGCTCGACGACCCCCGAGGCTCCTTCATGGCGCGCACTTCCCTCCTCTACGAGAAGGGCGCGCTCATTCTCGCCGCCATGCACAAGGAGATGGGCGACAAGGCCTTCGCGATCTTCATGAAGTCCATCATCGCCAACTTCCGCTGGAAGACCGTGACCACCGCCTCCGTCGAGCAGGTCGCTACTATGGCCGGCAGGAAGGATTTCAGTCCCCTGTTCCGCGATTGCTACTGGGGAACCCAGATGCCGCCCCATTAG
- the rlmN gene encoding 23S rRNA (adenine(2503)-C(2))-methyltransferase RlmN — protein sequence MTDHHAMPWDRPAPEREGLPSAWSLFPEELAAIGCPGSALETFRRLHRPWTWKGGAPDLGSGIRRWLEGVADLRLPRLAERQPSSDGSTKLALELADGRRIEAVHMPRRVRNPRVTYCISSQVGCAMGCTFCATGSMGILRNLQPGEILGQVLALMADLGPDRGHELTLVFMGMGEPLHNLDHLHRAIRLMCHPAGLGLGKNRITVSTSGLVSGIEKLSKLEPRPLLALSLNATTDEARSRTMPVNRVWNLARLRRALDDWAPRRGEKFCFEYVLLAGENDTEADAQRLADWLGDLRRGHNLNLIPMNEHAASAFREPGEDRVQQFSEWLKARGCFVTVRRSRGRDVQGACGQLVKES from the coding sequence ATGACCGATCACCACGCCATGCCCTGGGACCGTCCCGCCCCCGAGCGGGAGGGGCTGCCTTCGGCCTGGTCGCTGTTTCCGGAGGAGCTGGCGGCGATCGGCTGTCCGGGCAGCGCCCTCGAGACCTTCCGGCGCCTGCACAGGCCCTGGACCTGGAAGGGCGGTGCGCCGGACCTGGGTTCGGGCATCCGCCGCTGGCTGGAGGGCGTGGCGGACCTGCGCCTGCCACGCCTCGCCGAGCGCCAGCCGTCGTCCGACGGATCGACCAAGCTGGCCCTGGAGCTGGCGGATGGCCGGCGCATCGAAGCCGTCCACATGCCCCGCCGGGTGCGGAACCCCCGCGTGACCTACTGCATCTCCAGCCAGGTGGGCTGCGCCATGGGCTGCACCTTCTGCGCCACGGGCAGCATGGGGATCCTGCGCAACCTGCAACCCGGCGAGATCCTGGGCCAGGTGCTGGCCTTGATGGCGGACCTGGGACCCGACCGGGGCCACGAGCTGACGCTGGTCTTCATGGGCATGGGCGAACCGCTCCACAACCTGGATCACCTGCACCGCGCCATTCGCCTCATGTGCCACCCGGCGGGCCTGGGCCTGGGGAAGAACCGCATCACCGTGAGCACCTCGGGCCTGGTGAGCGGCATCGAGAAGCTCTCCAAGCTGGAGCCCCGCCCCCTCCTGGCCCTCAGCCTCAACGCCACCACGGACGAGGCGAGAAGCCGCACCATGCCCGTGAACCGCGTGTGGAACCTGGCCCGGTTGCGGCGCGCCCTGGACGACTGGGCCCCCCGGCGCGGCGAGAAGTTCTGCTTCGAGTATGTGCTGCTGGCAGGGGAGAACGACACCGAGGCGGACGCCCAGCGCCTGGCGGACTGGCTGGGGGACCTGCGCAGAGGCCACAACCTGAACCTCATCCCCATGAACGAGCACGCCGCCAGCGCCTTCCGCGAGCCCGGCGAGGACCGCGTGCAGCAGTTCTCGGAATGGCTGAAGGCGCGCGGTTGCTTCGTCACCGTCCGCCGCAGCCGCGGCCGCGATGTGCAGGGCGCCTGTGGGCAGCTGGTGAAGGAAAGCTGA